One stretch of Anolis carolinensis isolate JA03-04 chromosome 3, rAnoCar3.1.pri, whole genome shotgun sequence DNA includes these proteins:
- the ube3a gene encoding ubiquitin-protein ligase E3A isoform X1, whose protein sequence is MATACKRSPGEPHSETIEASRMKRAAAKHLIERYYHQLTEGCGNEACTNEFCASCPTFLRMDNNAAAIKALELYKINAKLCDPHPSKKGTSSAYLENNSKGAHNNSCTDRKMNKKEIQGPRDDFKGFSGFVSEFLDVTFLTEEKVYEILELCREKEDYSPLIRVIGRVFSSAEALVQSFRKAKQHTKEELKSLQGKDEDKDEDEKEKAACSSAMEEDVVAPSSSSSSSSSRIGDNAQGDNNLQKLGLDEVSVDIDAVRRVYNRLLSNEKIETAFLNALVYLSPNVECDLTYHNVYSRDPNYLNLFIIVMENGNLHSPEYLEMALPLFCKAMSKLPLAAQAKLVRLWSKYSADQIRRMMETFQQLITYKVISNEFNSRNLVNDDDAIVAASKCLKMVYYANVVGGDVDTDHNEEEDEEPIPESSELTLQELLGEERRNKKGPRVDPLETELGVKTIDCRKPLIPFEEFINEPLNDVLEMDKDYTFFKVETENKFSFMTCPFILNAVTKNLGLYYDNRIRMYSERRITVLYSLVQGQQLNPYLRLKVRRDHIIDDALVRLEMIAMENPADLKKQLYVEFEGEQGVDEGGVSKEFFQLVVEEIFNPDIGMFTYDEATKLFWFNPSSFETEGQFTLIGIVLGLAIYNNCILDVHFPMVVYRKLMGKKGTFRDLADSHPVLYQSLRDLLQYEGSVEDDMMITFQISHTDLFGNPMMHDLKENGDTIPITNENRKEFVNLYSDYILNKSVEKQFKAFRRGFHMVTNESPLKYLFRPEEIELLICGSRNLDFQALEETTEYDGGYTRDSLIIREFWEIVHAFTDEQKRLFLQFTTGTDRAPVGGLGKLKMIIAKNGPDTERLPTSHTCFNVLLLPEYSSKEKLKERLLKAITYAKGFGML, encoded by the exons ATCACCAGGAGAACCTCACTCTGAAACCATTGAAGCTAGCCGAAT GAAGCGAGCAGCTGCAAAGCATCTAATAGAACGCTACTACCATCAGTTAACTGAGGGCTGTGGAAATGAAGCCTgcacaaatgaattttgtgcttCCTGTCCAACTTTTCTTCGTATGGATAACAATGCAGCAGCCATTAAAGCCCTCGAGCTTTATAAGATTAATGCAAAACTCTGTGATCCTCATCCCTCCAAGAAAGGAACAAGCTCAGCTTATCTAGAAAACAATTCCAAAGGTGCCCATAACAACTCTTGCACTGACAGAAAAATGAACAAGAAGGAAATCCAAGGCCCAAGAGATGATTTTAAAG GTTTTTCTGGTTTTGTCTCTGAATTTCTAGATGTGACTTTCTTAACAGAAGAAAAAGTATATGAAATTCTTGAACTATGTAGGGAAAAAGAGGACTATTCTCCTTTAATCCGTGTCATTGGCAGAGTATTTTCTAGCGCTGAAGCATTGGTACAGAGTTTTCGAAAAGCCAAGCAACATACTAAAGAAGAACTAAAGTCTCTTCAAGGAAAAGATGAAGATAAAGATGAAGATGAAAAGGAAAAGGCTGCATGTTCTTCTGCCATGGAAGAAGATGTTGTGGCCCCgtcatcgtcgtcgtcatcatcatcatcaagaataGGTGATAATGCACAGGGGGATAACAACCTACAAAAATTAGGCCTAGATGAAGTCTCTGTAGACATTGATGCAGTCAGACGGGTCTACAATAGATTACTTTCTAATGAAAAAATAGAAACTGCCTTTTTAAATGCACTTGTGTACTTGTCACCCAATGTGGAATGTGACTTGACTTACCATAATGTGTACTCTCGAGATCCTAACTATCTCAacttgtttattattgttatggaAAATGGTAACCTTCATAGTCCTGAGTACCTGGAAATGGCATTGCCATTGTTTTGTAAAGCGATGAGTAAGTTACCCCTTGCAGCTCAAGCAAAACTGGTCAGATTGTGGTCAAAGTACAGTGCAGACCAGATTCGACGAATGATGGAAACATTTCAACAGCTTATTACTTACAAAGTCATAAGCAATGAATTCAACAGTCGTAATTTAGtgaatgatgatgatgccatTGTTGCTGCTTCAAAGTGCTTAAAAATGGTTTACTATGCAAACGTAGTAGGAGGGGATGTGGACACAGATCACAATGAAGAGGAAGATGAAGAGCCTATTCCAGAATCCAGTGAGCTAACACTTCAAGAACTGCTAGGCgaggaaagaagaaataaaaaagggccTCGGGTAGATCCACTGGAAACTGAACTTGGTGTAAAAACTATAGATTGCCGAAAACCACTTATCCCCTTTGAAGAGTTTATCAATGAACCACTGAATGATGTTTTGGAAATGGACAAAGATTATACATTCTTCAAAgtagaaacagaaaacaaattcTCCTTTATGACGTGCCCCTTTATATTGAATGCTGTTACCAAGAACCTGGGATTGTATTATGACAACAGAATCCGTATGTACAGTGAACGACGTATTACGGTGCTCTACAGTTTAGTTCAAGGACAGCAGCTAAATCCATATTTGCGACTCAAAGTGAGACGTGATCACATCATTGATGATGCACTTGTGCGG TTAGAAATGATTGCCATGGAAAATCCAGCAGATTTGAAAAAACAATTGTATGTGGAATTTGAAGGAGAACAGGGAGTTGATGAAGGAGGAGTTTCCAAAGAGTTTTTTCAGCTAGTTGTAGAGGAAATCTTCAACCCCGATATTG gaATGTTCACATATGATGAAGCTACAAAATTGTTTTGGTTTAACCCATCCTCTTTTGAAACTGAGGGGCAGTTTACACTGATTGGGATTGTATTGGGTCTGGCCATTTATAATAACTGCATTCTGGATGTCCATTTTCCAATGGTGGTCTACAGGAAATTAATGGGCAAAAAAGGAACTTTCCGTGATCTGGCAGACTCTCATCCT GTTCTCTATCAAAGCTTAAGAGATTTGTTGCAGTATGAAGGAAGTGTAGAAGATGATATGATGATAACTTTCCAAATATCTCATACGGATCTTTTTGGTAATCCAATGATGCATGATTTGAAGGAAAATGGAGATACAATCCCTATTACAAATGAGAACAGAAAG GAATTTGTCAATTTGTATTCTGACTACATTCTCAACAAATCAGTAGAGAAGCAATTCAAGGCCTTTCGGAGAGGATTCCACATGGTAACCAACGAGTCTCCCCTAAAATATTTATTTCGACCTGAGGAGATTGAATTGCTTATTTGCGGAAGTAGG AATCTAGACTTTCAAGCCCTAGAAGAAACTACAGAGTATGATGGTGGCTATACCAGAGATTCTCTTATTATTAG AGAATTTTGGGAAATTGTCCACGCATTTACAGATGAGCAAAAAAGACTGTTCCTTCAGTTTACAACAGGCACAGACAGAGCACCAGTAGGAGGACTTGGAAAACTAAAGATGATTATAGCCAAAAATGGCCCTGACACAGAACG GTTACCCACATCTCATACATGCTTTAATGTCCTCTTGCTACCGGAGTACTCCAGTAAAGAAAAACTTAAGGAGAGATTGTTGAAGGCCATCACGTATGCCAAAGGATTTGGCATGCTATaa
- the ube3a gene encoding ubiquitin-protein ligase E3A isoform X2: MATACKRSPGEPHSETIEASRMKRAAAKHLIERYYHQLTEGCGNEACTNEFCASCPTFLRMDNNAAAIKALELYKINAKLCDPHPSKKGTSSAYLENNSKGAHNNSCTDRKMNKKEIQGPRDDFKDVTFLTEEKVYEILELCREKEDYSPLIRVIGRVFSSAEALVQSFRKAKQHTKEELKSLQGKDEDKDEDEKEKAACSSAMEEDVVAPSSSSSSSSSRIGDNAQGDNNLQKLGLDEVSVDIDAVRRVYNRLLSNEKIETAFLNALVYLSPNVECDLTYHNVYSRDPNYLNLFIIVMENGNLHSPEYLEMALPLFCKAMSKLPLAAQAKLVRLWSKYSADQIRRMMETFQQLITYKVISNEFNSRNLVNDDDAIVAASKCLKMVYYANVVGGDVDTDHNEEEDEEPIPESSELTLQELLGEERRNKKGPRVDPLETELGVKTIDCRKPLIPFEEFINEPLNDVLEMDKDYTFFKVETENKFSFMTCPFILNAVTKNLGLYYDNRIRMYSERRITVLYSLVQGQQLNPYLRLKVRRDHIIDDALVRLEMIAMENPADLKKQLYVEFEGEQGVDEGGVSKEFFQLVVEEIFNPDIGMFTYDEATKLFWFNPSSFETEGQFTLIGIVLGLAIYNNCILDVHFPMVVYRKLMGKKGTFRDLADSHPVLYQSLRDLLQYEGSVEDDMMITFQISHTDLFGNPMMHDLKENGDTIPITNENRKEFVNLYSDYILNKSVEKQFKAFRRGFHMVTNESPLKYLFRPEEIELLICGSRNLDFQALEETTEYDGGYTRDSLIIREFWEIVHAFTDEQKRLFLQFTTGTDRAPVGGLGKLKMIIAKNGPDTERLPTSHTCFNVLLLPEYSSKEKLKERLLKAITYAKGFGML, translated from the exons ATCACCAGGAGAACCTCACTCTGAAACCATTGAAGCTAGCCGAAT GAAGCGAGCAGCTGCAAAGCATCTAATAGAACGCTACTACCATCAGTTAACTGAGGGCTGTGGAAATGAAGCCTgcacaaatgaattttgtgcttCCTGTCCAACTTTTCTTCGTATGGATAACAATGCAGCAGCCATTAAAGCCCTCGAGCTTTATAAGATTAATGCAAAACTCTGTGATCCTCATCCCTCCAAGAAAGGAACAAGCTCAGCTTATCTAGAAAACAATTCCAAAGGTGCCCATAACAACTCTTGCACTGACAGAAAAATGAACAAGAAGGAAATCCAAGGCCCAAGAGATGATTTTAAAG ATGTGACTTTCTTAACAGAAGAAAAAGTATATGAAATTCTTGAACTATGTAGGGAAAAAGAGGACTATTCTCCTTTAATCCGTGTCATTGGCAGAGTATTTTCTAGCGCTGAAGCATTGGTACAGAGTTTTCGAAAAGCCAAGCAACATACTAAAGAAGAACTAAAGTCTCTTCAAGGAAAAGATGAAGATAAAGATGAAGATGAAAAGGAAAAGGCTGCATGTTCTTCTGCCATGGAAGAAGATGTTGTGGCCCCgtcatcgtcgtcgtcatcatcatcatcaagaataGGTGATAATGCACAGGGGGATAACAACCTACAAAAATTAGGCCTAGATGAAGTCTCTGTAGACATTGATGCAGTCAGACGGGTCTACAATAGATTACTTTCTAATGAAAAAATAGAAACTGCCTTTTTAAATGCACTTGTGTACTTGTCACCCAATGTGGAATGTGACTTGACTTACCATAATGTGTACTCTCGAGATCCTAACTATCTCAacttgtttattattgttatggaAAATGGTAACCTTCATAGTCCTGAGTACCTGGAAATGGCATTGCCATTGTTTTGTAAAGCGATGAGTAAGTTACCCCTTGCAGCTCAAGCAAAACTGGTCAGATTGTGGTCAAAGTACAGTGCAGACCAGATTCGACGAATGATGGAAACATTTCAACAGCTTATTACTTACAAAGTCATAAGCAATGAATTCAACAGTCGTAATTTAGtgaatgatgatgatgccatTGTTGCTGCTTCAAAGTGCTTAAAAATGGTTTACTATGCAAACGTAGTAGGAGGGGATGTGGACACAGATCACAATGAAGAGGAAGATGAAGAGCCTATTCCAGAATCCAGTGAGCTAACACTTCAAGAACTGCTAGGCgaggaaagaagaaataaaaaagggccTCGGGTAGATCCACTGGAAACTGAACTTGGTGTAAAAACTATAGATTGCCGAAAACCACTTATCCCCTTTGAAGAGTTTATCAATGAACCACTGAATGATGTTTTGGAAATGGACAAAGATTATACATTCTTCAAAgtagaaacagaaaacaaattcTCCTTTATGACGTGCCCCTTTATATTGAATGCTGTTACCAAGAACCTGGGATTGTATTATGACAACAGAATCCGTATGTACAGTGAACGACGTATTACGGTGCTCTACAGTTTAGTTCAAGGACAGCAGCTAAATCCATATTTGCGACTCAAAGTGAGACGTGATCACATCATTGATGATGCACTTGTGCGG TTAGAAATGATTGCCATGGAAAATCCAGCAGATTTGAAAAAACAATTGTATGTGGAATTTGAAGGAGAACAGGGAGTTGATGAAGGAGGAGTTTCCAAAGAGTTTTTTCAGCTAGTTGTAGAGGAAATCTTCAACCCCGATATTG gaATGTTCACATATGATGAAGCTACAAAATTGTTTTGGTTTAACCCATCCTCTTTTGAAACTGAGGGGCAGTTTACACTGATTGGGATTGTATTGGGTCTGGCCATTTATAATAACTGCATTCTGGATGTCCATTTTCCAATGGTGGTCTACAGGAAATTAATGGGCAAAAAAGGAACTTTCCGTGATCTGGCAGACTCTCATCCT GTTCTCTATCAAAGCTTAAGAGATTTGTTGCAGTATGAAGGAAGTGTAGAAGATGATATGATGATAACTTTCCAAATATCTCATACGGATCTTTTTGGTAATCCAATGATGCATGATTTGAAGGAAAATGGAGATACAATCCCTATTACAAATGAGAACAGAAAG GAATTTGTCAATTTGTATTCTGACTACATTCTCAACAAATCAGTAGAGAAGCAATTCAAGGCCTTTCGGAGAGGATTCCACATGGTAACCAACGAGTCTCCCCTAAAATATTTATTTCGACCTGAGGAGATTGAATTGCTTATTTGCGGAAGTAGG AATCTAGACTTTCAAGCCCTAGAAGAAACTACAGAGTATGATGGTGGCTATACCAGAGATTCTCTTATTATTAG AGAATTTTGGGAAATTGTCCACGCATTTACAGATGAGCAAAAAAGACTGTTCCTTCAGTTTACAACAGGCACAGACAGAGCACCAGTAGGAGGACTTGGAAAACTAAAGATGATTATAGCCAAAAATGGCCCTGACACAGAACG GTTACCCACATCTCATACATGCTTTAATGTCCTCTTGCTACCGGAGTACTCCAGTAAAGAAAAACTTAAGGAGAGATTGTTGAAGGCCATCACGTATGCCAAAGGATTTGGCATGCTATaa
- the ube3a gene encoding ubiquitin-protein ligase E3A isoform X3 has protein sequence MKRAAAKHLIERYYHQLTEGCGNEACTNEFCASCPTFLRMDNNAAAIKALELYKINAKLCDPHPSKKGTSSAYLENNSKGAHNNSCTDRKMNKKEIQGPRDDFKGFSGFVSEFLDVTFLTEEKVYEILELCREKEDYSPLIRVIGRVFSSAEALVQSFRKAKQHTKEELKSLQGKDEDKDEDEKEKAACSSAMEEDVVAPSSSSSSSSSRIGDNAQGDNNLQKLGLDEVSVDIDAVRRVYNRLLSNEKIETAFLNALVYLSPNVECDLTYHNVYSRDPNYLNLFIIVMENGNLHSPEYLEMALPLFCKAMSKLPLAAQAKLVRLWSKYSADQIRRMMETFQQLITYKVISNEFNSRNLVNDDDAIVAASKCLKMVYYANVVGGDVDTDHNEEEDEEPIPESSELTLQELLGEERRNKKGPRVDPLETELGVKTIDCRKPLIPFEEFINEPLNDVLEMDKDYTFFKVETENKFSFMTCPFILNAVTKNLGLYYDNRIRMYSERRITVLYSLVQGQQLNPYLRLKVRRDHIIDDALVRLEMIAMENPADLKKQLYVEFEGEQGVDEGGVSKEFFQLVVEEIFNPDIGMFTYDEATKLFWFNPSSFETEGQFTLIGIVLGLAIYNNCILDVHFPMVVYRKLMGKKGTFRDLADSHPVLYQSLRDLLQYEGSVEDDMMITFQISHTDLFGNPMMHDLKENGDTIPITNENRKEFVNLYSDYILNKSVEKQFKAFRRGFHMVTNESPLKYLFRPEEIELLICGSRNLDFQALEETTEYDGGYTRDSLIIREFWEIVHAFTDEQKRLFLQFTTGTDRAPVGGLGKLKMIIAKNGPDTERLPTSHTCFNVLLLPEYSSKEKLKERLLKAITYAKGFGML, from the exons AT GAAGCGAGCAGCTGCAAAGCATCTAATAGAACGCTACTACCATCAGTTAACTGAGGGCTGTGGAAATGAAGCCTgcacaaatgaattttgtgcttCCTGTCCAACTTTTCTTCGTATGGATAACAATGCAGCAGCCATTAAAGCCCTCGAGCTTTATAAGATTAATGCAAAACTCTGTGATCCTCATCCCTCCAAGAAAGGAACAAGCTCAGCTTATCTAGAAAACAATTCCAAAGGTGCCCATAACAACTCTTGCACTGACAGAAAAATGAACAAGAAGGAAATCCAAGGCCCAAGAGATGATTTTAAAG GTTTTTCTGGTTTTGTCTCTGAATTTCTAGATGTGACTTTCTTAACAGAAGAAAAAGTATATGAAATTCTTGAACTATGTAGGGAAAAAGAGGACTATTCTCCTTTAATCCGTGTCATTGGCAGAGTATTTTCTAGCGCTGAAGCATTGGTACAGAGTTTTCGAAAAGCCAAGCAACATACTAAAGAAGAACTAAAGTCTCTTCAAGGAAAAGATGAAGATAAAGATGAAGATGAAAAGGAAAAGGCTGCATGTTCTTCTGCCATGGAAGAAGATGTTGTGGCCCCgtcatcgtcgtcgtcatcatcatcatcaagaataGGTGATAATGCACAGGGGGATAACAACCTACAAAAATTAGGCCTAGATGAAGTCTCTGTAGACATTGATGCAGTCAGACGGGTCTACAATAGATTACTTTCTAATGAAAAAATAGAAACTGCCTTTTTAAATGCACTTGTGTACTTGTCACCCAATGTGGAATGTGACTTGACTTACCATAATGTGTACTCTCGAGATCCTAACTATCTCAacttgtttattattgttatggaAAATGGTAACCTTCATAGTCCTGAGTACCTGGAAATGGCATTGCCATTGTTTTGTAAAGCGATGAGTAAGTTACCCCTTGCAGCTCAAGCAAAACTGGTCAGATTGTGGTCAAAGTACAGTGCAGACCAGATTCGACGAATGATGGAAACATTTCAACAGCTTATTACTTACAAAGTCATAAGCAATGAATTCAACAGTCGTAATTTAGtgaatgatgatgatgccatTGTTGCTGCTTCAAAGTGCTTAAAAATGGTTTACTATGCAAACGTAGTAGGAGGGGATGTGGACACAGATCACAATGAAGAGGAAGATGAAGAGCCTATTCCAGAATCCAGTGAGCTAACACTTCAAGAACTGCTAGGCgaggaaagaagaaataaaaaagggccTCGGGTAGATCCACTGGAAACTGAACTTGGTGTAAAAACTATAGATTGCCGAAAACCACTTATCCCCTTTGAAGAGTTTATCAATGAACCACTGAATGATGTTTTGGAAATGGACAAAGATTATACATTCTTCAAAgtagaaacagaaaacaaattcTCCTTTATGACGTGCCCCTTTATATTGAATGCTGTTACCAAGAACCTGGGATTGTATTATGACAACAGAATCCGTATGTACAGTGAACGACGTATTACGGTGCTCTACAGTTTAGTTCAAGGACAGCAGCTAAATCCATATTTGCGACTCAAAGTGAGACGTGATCACATCATTGATGATGCACTTGTGCGG TTAGAAATGATTGCCATGGAAAATCCAGCAGATTTGAAAAAACAATTGTATGTGGAATTTGAAGGAGAACAGGGAGTTGATGAAGGAGGAGTTTCCAAAGAGTTTTTTCAGCTAGTTGTAGAGGAAATCTTCAACCCCGATATTG gaATGTTCACATATGATGAAGCTACAAAATTGTTTTGGTTTAACCCATCCTCTTTTGAAACTGAGGGGCAGTTTACACTGATTGGGATTGTATTGGGTCTGGCCATTTATAATAACTGCATTCTGGATGTCCATTTTCCAATGGTGGTCTACAGGAAATTAATGGGCAAAAAAGGAACTTTCCGTGATCTGGCAGACTCTCATCCT GTTCTCTATCAAAGCTTAAGAGATTTGTTGCAGTATGAAGGAAGTGTAGAAGATGATATGATGATAACTTTCCAAATATCTCATACGGATCTTTTTGGTAATCCAATGATGCATGATTTGAAGGAAAATGGAGATACAATCCCTATTACAAATGAGAACAGAAAG GAATTTGTCAATTTGTATTCTGACTACATTCTCAACAAATCAGTAGAGAAGCAATTCAAGGCCTTTCGGAGAGGATTCCACATGGTAACCAACGAGTCTCCCCTAAAATATTTATTTCGACCTGAGGAGATTGAATTGCTTATTTGCGGAAGTAGG AATCTAGACTTTCAAGCCCTAGAAGAAACTACAGAGTATGATGGTGGCTATACCAGAGATTCTCTTATTATTAG AGAATTTTGGGAAATTGTCCACGCATTTACAGATGAGCAAAAAAGACTGTTCCTTCAGTTTACAACAGGCACAGACAGAGCACCAGTAGGAGGACTTGGAAAACTAAAGATGATTATAGCCAAAAATGGCCCTGACACAGAACG GTTACCCACATCTCATACATGCTTTAATGTCCTCTTGCTACCGGAGTACTCCAGTAAAGAAAAACTTAAGGAGAGATTGTTGAAGGCCATCACGTATGCCAAAGGATTTGGCATGCTATaa